The proteins below come from a single Piscinibacter gummiphilus genomic window:
- a CDS encoding TerC family protein, with product MTDFLQADLLGQAVWLWLAFISIVAALLAFDLGVLHKDDREIGVKESLWLSCGYIAVAAIFGAWLWWHLGPQRGIEYFTGYLIEKSLSMDNVFVIAMIFTFFSIPRHYQHRVLFWGILGVVVLRAVMIGLGVALISQFAWVLYIFGAFLVLTGIKMLWMADHEPNLEKNVVLTWLRKVMRVTPQARGNAFFVREPDPATGKPVMWATPLFLALCMVEFVDLVFAVDSVPAILAITDDTFIVYTSNIFAILGLRALYFALAAMIHRFAYLKYALALVLMFIGSKIFLVNIVGKIPAVISLSVTATLIAGGVLVSLYKTRGQPGAKPLRSLPRGQS from the coding sequence GTGACCGATTTCCTCCAAGCGGACCTTCTCGGCCAAGCCGTGTGGCTGTGGCTGGCCTTCATCTCGATCGTCGCGGCCTTGCTCGCGTTCGACCTCGGCGTCCTGCACAAGGACGACCGGGAGATCGGCGTCAAGGAGAGCCTGTGGCTCTCCTGTGGCTACATCGCCGTGGCGGCGATCTTCGGCGCCTGGCTGTGGTGGCATCTCGGGCCGCAGCGGGGCATCGAGTACTTCACCGGCTACCTGATCGAGAAGTCGCTGTCGATGGACAACGTGTTCGTCATCGCGATGATCTTCACCTTCTTCTCGATCCCGAGGCATTACCAGCACCGTGTGCTGTTCTGGGGCATCCTGGGCGTCGTCGTCTTGCGCGCGGTCATGATCGGCCTGGGCGTGGCGCTCATCAGCCAATTCGCCTGGGTCCTGTACATCTTCGGCGCGTTCCTGGTGCTCACGGGCATCAAGATGCTGTGGATGGCGGACCACGAGCCGAACCTGGAGAAGAACGTCGTGCTCACGTGGCTGCGCAAGGTGATGCGCGTGACGCCGCAGGCGAGAGGCAATGCGTTCTTCGTGCGCGAGCCCGATCCGGCGACTGGCAAGCCAGTCATGTGGGCAACGCCGCTGTTTCTCGCGTTGTGCATGGTGGAGTTCGTCGACCTCGTCTTCGCAGTGGACTCCGTGCCGGCGATCCTGGCGATCACCGACGACACGTTCATCGTCTACACGAGCAACATCTTCGCCATCCTGGGCTTGCGTGCGCTGTACTTCGCGCTGGCGGCCATGATTCACCGGTTCGCGTATCTCAAGTACGCCCTGGCCCTGGTGCTGATGTTCATCGGCAGCAAGATCTTCCTCGTCAACATCGTGGGCAAGATCCCCGCCGTCATCAGCCTCAGCGTGACGGCCACGCTGATCGCCGGTGGCGTCCTGGTGTCGCTGTACAAGACGCGAGGGCAGCCAGGTGCGAAGCCGCTTCGCAGCCTTCCGCGTGGCCAGTCCTGA